In a genomic window of Rhinoderma darwinii isolate aRhiDar2 chromosome 10, aRhiDar2.hap1, whole genome shotgun sequence:
- the LOC142662362 gene encoding nicotinamide N-methyltransferase-like, with product MELKRWVDERTGAFYWGHTSALLQEKEENSDQCQDQEAKLRSAIQHVVKYDLEKENMTDPLVLPSADCVISTCLLDAISKDQDDYIRYLRKFCVLLKPGGHLILFGVLGATYFTAGKDKFHIFTYDEDFVRKSLVGEGFIIDYCNVKERTAVSDITDYKAVIFIAAHKEK from the exons ATGGAGCTGAAGAGATGGGTGGACGAACGTACGGGGGCATTTTATTGGGGCCACACATCAGCACTTCttcaagagaaagaagaaaacag TGATCAGTGTCAGGACCAGGAAGCAAAACTGAGATCAGCCATTCAACATGTTGTGAAATACGACCTGGAGAAAGAGAATATGACAGACCCGCTGGTCTTACCATCAGCAGATTGTGTCATCAGTACTTGTCTCCTGGATGCTATCAGCAAAGATCAAGATGATTACATCAGATATCTGAGGAAGTTCTGTGTGTTGCTGAAACCTGGAGGACACCTCATATTATTTGGGGTTTTAGGTGCAACATATTTTACAGCCGGTAAAGACAAGTTCCATATTTTCACATATGATGAGGATTTTGTCAGGAAATCTCTAGTTGGAGAAGGTTTCATCATTGATTACTGTAATGTCAAGGAGAGAACGGCTGTGAGTGACATTACTGACTATAAGGCCGTCATATTCATTGCAGCTCACAAGGAGAAGTAG